In one Corallococcus sp. EGB genomic region, the following are encoded:
- a CDS encoding peptidylprolyl isomerase produces the protein MKRGLVWGVLVLAACGVAACKSRDEVARVGDTSVSRADVALRQQEGGTPEVALDAVVERTLLAEAARREGLLEDPVIAARVEAARREVLASAYADAVGAKASTEEALRQRYAARKEDLARREVHVAHIVVYVQPQATEQQRVAAQARINAAYARVVGGEDFALVAREVSEDPATGARGGDLGPVREGQVDSRFFEAVADLKPGAPSAPFGTAFGLHVAKALEAPRTVTPSYEEVRGVLAAQARHDAVQERVEQLRKDITVKRYPERLSTAGVPTRAEGESR, from the coding sequence GTGAAGAGGGGGCTGGTCTGGGGAGTGCTGGTGCTGGCGGCGTGCGGGGTGGCGGCGTGCAAGTCGCGGGATGAAGTCGCCCGGGTGGGGGACACGTCGGTGTCGCGCGCGGACGTCGCGTTGCGGCAGCAGGAGGGCGGCACGCCGGAGGTGGCGCTGGACGCGGTGGTGGAGCGTACGCTGCTGGCCGAGGCCGCCCGTCGCGAGGGACTGCTCGAGGACCCGGTGATCGCGGCCCGCGTGGAGGCGGCCCGTCGCGAGGTGCTCGCCAGCGCATACGCGGACGCAGTGGGCGCGAAGGCGTCTACTGAAGAGGCCCTGCGCCAGCGCTATGCGGCGCGGAAGGAGGACCTCGCCCGTCGCGAGGTGCACGTGGCCCACATCGTGGTCTATGTGCAGCCGCAGGCGACGGAGCAGCAGCGCGTGGCGGCCCAGGCGCGCATCAACGCCGCTTACGCGCGCGTGGTGGGCGGTGAGGACTTCGCGCTCGTCGCGCGGGAAGTGTCGGAGGACCCGGCCACCGGTGCCCGGGGCGGAGACCTGGGGCCCGTGCGCGAGGGGCAGGTGGACTCGCGCTTCTTCGAAGCGGTGGCGGACCTGAAGCCGGGCGCGCCGTCCGCGCCGTTCGGCACGGCGTTCGGGCTGCACGTGGCGAAGGCGCTGGAAGCTCCGCGCACCGTGACGCCCTCCTACGAGGAGGTTCGTGGCGTGCTCGCGGCGCAAGCCCGCCACGATGCAGTGCAGGAACGGGTGGAACAGCTTCGCAAGGACATCACCGTGAAGCGCTACCCGGAGCGGTTGTCCACCGCCGGGGTGCCCACGCGTGCCGAGGGGGAGTCTCGATGA